Below is a genomic region from Henckelia pumila isolate YLH828 chromosome 3, ASM3356847v2, whole genome shotgun sequence.
ggttAGAACTTGAATATTGAATCTTTATTgctgtttttttgttttaattttttatatagtaGCTGGAAATGTTTTTTTGGTATTTCAGCTTATGGTTAGATGGTGAATATTGGGTATTGGAACATAGATGTTGATTTATAGTTTGAACTGCACATTTTTGGATatgttaatgattttttttgctTTAGGAGCTGTAAATTatcttatttgatttttgtttttgtggtttGAACTTGGATCTTGAATAAGATATGCTGAATTCCTGTTAGAATTTTATATCATCttgtttttggttttatttttctggttAGAACTTGAATATTGAATCGTTATTGCtgttttttggttttatttttttatatagtaGCTGGAaatgtttttttggttttttagcTTATGCTTAGATGGTGAATATTGGGTATTGGAACATAGATGTTGATTTATAGTTTGAACTGCACATTTTTGGATatgttaatgattttttttgctTTAGGAGCTGTAAATTATCttatttggtttttgtttttgtggtttGAACTTGGATCTTGAATAAGATATGCTGAATTCCTGTTAGAATTTTATATCATCttgtttttggttttatttttctggttAGAACTTGAATATTGAATCGTTATTGCtgttttttggttttatttttttatatagtaGCTGGAaatgtttttttggttttttatcTTATGCTTAGATGGTGAATATTGGGTATTGGAACTTAGATGTTGATTTATAGTTTGAACTGCACATTTTTGGATatgttaatgattttttttgctTTAGGAGCTGTAAATTATCttatttggtttttgtttttgtggtttGAACTTGGATCTTGAATAAGATATGCTGAATTCCTGTTAGAATTTTATATCATCttgtttttggttttatttttctggttaaaacttgaatattggaTGTTTAGCAGTTGTTTGTTACTATGGTCGTGCATGTTGTTAGTTTTCTCTAAGTTATTTAATCATACGTAGTGCAGATTTCATTTTATCAAACAAGCAATGACTTggttttatcttttaaattgaAGTATATATATTCGTTGGTAATCCCTTTATTAATGTCTTCATTTGTTTGTTAAATCTCAGGAAAAGTGTGCCAAATATAGAACAATGAGGCTAAAGCAAGATCACACTCACACAATGAGCCGGAGAGGTTATGCTCGTTTGAGTCACATTATGGTAAATATTGTTATTATTGTTTTGTTATATTCTCTAATTTAACAcatatataatgatatatatatgcgtcttttgaatttctttccacttatattttttatatctcTATATTTAAGAAAAAAACAAGTCCGGCAGATACAAATATCACAAGATCGCAAGTTTGGATTGAAGGTCACAAGAAGAAAAATGGTGAACCTAGTACTCAAGCTGTTAGAGAAAAAATggtaatataattaatttttttttagaaagtcATAATAAAAAATTACCAGCCTAATTTAGtggatttttatttgtttttatcttttttatttGCAGAAAGAAATAGAAGAATGTCCACCCGAATCTCAAAACACAtgtaacatggctgaagatgcAATCAACCTTGTGTTTGGCAAGGAAGCTCGGGGTAGAGTTCGGGGAATGGGCTTTGGAGTCACACCATCAAAAGTTGGAGTTTCTGTGCAACAAAGTGGATCTGTTACACAACTACGACAAGAAATGCAAGAAATGAAGTCCATGTTTTTACAAGAAATGCAAGAAATGAGATCTATGGTTTTACAAAATCAGCAAGAACAGGTTAGTAATTATACATAATATCTTGATCAATTTTTTATGTACACTTAAATTCTTGAAATATCATGACAACATTTCTTGACactatttgtttttaaaattagGTTGCCAGTGGTGGAATTGGTAGTGGTGTTGCGAATGGAGTTGGTAGTAGTAGTGATATCAATATTGGTACCAAAAAAAGTGGTGATTTTGGTAATGCTACAAAACATGTAGCTACTGTTCAGGTAACTATCTTCAAATTACGTttataaatcacaaattttttataaaatataactgGTATAATTATtaactttttattatttatttgcaGTCAAATTTGAAGAATGTCGTCATTCATGGAGATATCCGTGCTAATACTAGATGTAAGTTGCTTCATTATGCTGTTGATGAATTAGTTGTTGGAGAAGGACGTATTGCATCCATAGATCCGAACGCAAAAGTGCACCACGTTGTTCTTGGTGGATCTTTTTGGAAAGTATGGGTTGATAAGATTTTGGTTGAGAAGGTGGACCTAATTCGGCCAAATGATGAAATGCGAGTTCTTGATGACGCACTAGGAAGCACTGTCGCATGGTTATCTAAATTTGTAGTCTTGTCTGAGTGATATAGATTCTAGTTATTCGTGTTTTTATCCATTTTTGGGTAGTATGATGAAAAACTCGAGTATTAACTCTCCGAATCAATCAAACTTGAAATTATGTTTAGTTTCTTGTAAAGATTTGCTTCTTTCATTTTCATGAATGAAATAAAAGTTTTTGTTTGGTTATGGTTTTCATTTCTTCGTTCAGTTTAGTGATGTTTTTGTTACAATCCAATCATACGAGGCAATCGATGATAAAATAGTGAGTTGTCTTCTTTTTTTGCGGCGTGCGAACGAGTGTCGCTAATAAACTGTTAACGGCGTGTATTGTGAGCTGTTGATGTGATATTTTCGCAGCGTGCAATACATGCTGTTGTCGTTATTTTCTGCAGCGTGCAATGTACGCTATTGATGTTATTTTCCACAGCGGACATTTGTACGCTGCGGATATGCTGTTCCGCAGCGTGCATAAGCACGCTGCGAATATGGTTTTACGCAGCGCATAGTGCACGCTGCGGGAAGTAATATCCACAGCGGAAAATGCGCGCCATTGATGAAGTAATTAGCAGCATGCATTGCGCGCTGTCGATAGCGCTTTCCGCGGCGTACAATGCACGCGGTTAATAGCTTTGAACTTTTAACAGCATTGAATTGTACAGCATTCATTGCGCGCTGCGGAAAGCCAATTTGCACGCCGCGGAAAGCTGTTTTTGTTGTAGTGGAAATTGGGCGAATCTAAAGACATTTTACTTTAAACTTAAGGGACTATAACTTTCATTTGAAAAGTATTCCGAATTCCTAGTGTATAATTCCCAGATGTTCGAAATACAATTAGAAAATACAGCAAGGTCACAGCAGAATTCCAGATTCGTCACATGTTACTATAAAATTcatattaaattcaaatatgatcAAAAAAAAGTTCTATAATTGGAAATTAAAGCTACCATATTTCCCTACATTTTATCTTCTCAATTATGTgccaaataaaatcaattactAAGCCTAAATCTATCAGCAATAACACACATGACACTCGCATGCTTAGTTTCCTATATATTAGATCAGTTTTCGtagaaaaataatatgaaatttattttacatcCAAATGGCTTGTAACTGGTGgaaattcaaagaaaatgaaATCATATATaagttttatttgaaattaaactTTGAATTATATCTCAATCAATACCAGATTTCAAAAGAACAGTAGGTCATTGCACAAACAAGAACTAAGATTCTAACACATACCAGTTTCAGAAAAATGGGCGTATCTCTTTCTAATTTTTATCACATGACTTGATCTTAGTACCAAATCGAAGCTAATACAAAGCACTAAAACTTTTGTTCAAATCGTAACTTCAAAATCCAAAACCACATATATCAAGAAACACATTTTTCAGATCAAATATGGACCGTATTTTTTGGTATTTTGAAGCACTTGACTGTTTTTTTCCTATAGAGAAACAATAGCtcaatttttcttttaaaaaaattcacacCTTTGACAGATAAAATCTTACGCAATCAAACAAGggctaaacaaaatcaaaatcaatcgaACAAAAATGTACCAAGGCGGATACTGGCATGTTCATACCCAATCTTTCCATCGCTTCGTTCAAGAATGAAACCATGCCTTTCTTTGCCTGTAAATATAAATATGAACAAATATAAACTTAACAGTTCCAGAAGCGGTAAATCCCTTTGTCCATTTGATGAGATGCCTGAATCAATTGTAGTCTTCTTCACTAGGAAAGAAAATGTGAATCTTAGTCTCTTGTTCGGCTCTGACACATGAAAGAATAAAACAAAGAAAGAATGAAAGTTCAATGGTATAAGGAACAAATTACCTGTAATAAGACCATCTCCTGCATATTCTTCAACAACCAGCATGCTTAAGACGAAAATGAAGTAGAATATAAATTACCAAGATAAAGAGTTTACTGCATCCAAGAGATCCCACTTCGTGTAATGCTTGGGATAATCAGAAAATTGGTAAAATGGTAGGGCTTGACTAGAGTTTGTCCTATAGTTCAAATACAGACTAAAGATGGTTGGAAACACCAGAATCAAAGCTAGAATCATAAAAAATTTGTAGCAGGAACATCGCGTAGGATACAGATAGAAAAAAGGCTCGGTGTGGGCACAAACGAGCATAAAAAACTGTGATTCATGGATCAAAACAAAGCTGCTGGTGTAAGGAAGAAAACCCCCGTTTGAAATTTCGTTGTTGGATGAAAGAGATACGAGCCGAATACCGTGACTGCTCGGGTGCCTAGCGGGAAAGAAAGATGGGAAAGAAAAGTTGATGTTTTGGTGTGAGAATGGGAGAGTAGATCAATTTTCAAGAGAAGACCGGTTTCTATATTTTCAGCCTATTACTTCACcacttataaattaaaattataatttttgaacCTATTACTTCGTCAAGAAACATATGCCGAAGTAAAACGTCACTTAAAATTATAAGTGAAGCCCGTTTTTTTATTGATGAAGTCTAAAGTGCATTTTACTTCGCTAGTTTTACAATCGAAGTAAATACCTATCTATTACTTCGGTAATAGTGATCGCCGAAGTAAAAAATGGCGAAGTCTTTTAACACTTTTCTACTAGTGATATGTACAAGAGCTGGTCAAGTGGAGCGATCAAGCCCAACTTGACCGGCCTACTTCATCACTCGCCCCTCCAAGGGGCGAGGATACCGCACACGCAAGTTTCCGTGTGCGGTCAAATTGGTAGGCCCCCGCGAGGAGGTGAAGCCCaccaatttaattaattttttttaaatcaacgGCCAGATCTTTCTGGCCGTTGAAAATTAAAGGGCCAGAAAAATCTGgcccttttattttaaaaaaaaaattgaataaaaaaaataaagaatggCTGGGATGATGTGGCCGTTAAAGATCAACGGCCAGATCAATTCCagcctgattttttttttaaaaaaatattaataattccaaaaaaaattctgaatttttttaaaaatattctgAAAAAGTACAAACggccataattttcaaaatccatgaaatttcctataaatatactcattttcatttcattttaCACACACTCTCCACTTTGTTTATACATATTCACACACTCaatcttcaatatttttcatggCATACATGAGTTCTTCATCATCGGACAATGATATTATGTCACATGATCCGATGATGGACGACTTTATCTCCCCACCACGTTTAATAAACAAGAAACTAATAATGAACGTCTGTACGCTTCAATCGGGGGAGTCAAGTCGCGTGCGTGGCTACAAACGAAAATCAAAAAATCGAGAAGGTTTTGCCGGGGCTCAAAGATTATTTAAAGATTACTTCGGCGAAAGTCCCGTCTACAGCGAGCATGATTTTCGAAGGCGATTTCGTATGAGAAGACCTTTATTTTTCGGGATTAATGTGGAAGCTCTACAGACCAATGTGTCTTACTTTGTCCAACGGAGGGACGCAATCGGTAAACTCGGGTTTTCATCACTACAAAAGGTTACGGCTACTGTCCGGATGCTTGCATATGATGTTGCAGGCGATGCTGTTGATGAATATTTGAGGATAGGTGCATCGACTGCGCTAGagtgtttgaaattttttttgcagAGGGGTGTATGATATATTTTCTGAACAATATTTGAGGCAATCAACATCTGAGGACGTTGCTCGGCTAAATGATGAAAATGATAGAAGAGGATTTCCCGAGATGCTTGGAAGCATTGATTGCATGCATTGGGCTTGGAAAAATTGTTCGGTAGCTTGGTCAGGGCAATATCAAAGTGggcataaaaaagaacattcgATCATACTACAAGCGGTtgcatcaaaagatttatgGATTTGACATGCATATTTTGGCGTACCAGGATGCAACAACGAAATCAACATACTGGAGAGGTCCAACTTGTTCTTAAATCTTGCAAAGGAAGAAGCCCCTCCAATGCAATTTGAGGTGAACGGGAATGAATAAAACATGAGATACTATCTCGCCGATGGTATTTATCCATCTTGGGCTGCCTTTGTCAAAACTATCCCTCGACCCCTCTCGCAAAAACATAAGATTTTTGCACGAtatcaagaaggaagagaaaaGATGTTGAGCGAGCCTTTGGTGTACTCCAAGAAAGCTGGCGTATAGTGAGAGATTCATCTCGCTTGTGGGATCCAATTGATCTagattatataataaaaacatGTATCATTCTACATAACATTATTGTGGAGGACGAAAGGGAGGATATACTCGAATATCGTGATTTCTCAGCTAGAGATGATGAACATGTGCCACCAAACGTTGTCCTTTCAAGAGATCCTATTGTAGAGTTCAACGCCTTTCTAGAACGACGTGTCAGTATTCGAAACCGAGAATTGCACCACAAGCTTCAAAAGGACCACATCGAACATATTTGGAATTTACATGGAGATGCATAGTGGAACTTGTCCACTTTTATTTACTTGTGTCAATTTTAATTGATGTACCTTTTTTCTTGTGTGCTTTTAGTTTGGAATATTTTGTgcttttaaaattgtttttattatttttttaaaatattttttaattttttatattaatgtgCATTTTTATTacgtaattttaaatttaattatgtatatttttaatttgttaattgtatttttattatgttttaaaaatattatttaatacat
It encodes:
- the LOC140891083 gene encoding protein LAZ1 homolog 1-like isoform X1 encodes the protein MLVVEEYAGDGLITVKKTTIDSGISSNGQRDLPLLELLSLYLFIFIFTGKERHGFILERSDGKIGWAASKAAIFVVVALILSLFLIFEHLAAFKQPEVMGFIRG